The DNA segment AGCGAAATATTTTTCAGCTTTTATCAAGGCATTTCTCAGGGTTCAAATCTTTCTTCATACACTTTGAGAAATGCTACATTCTATTGTAAGCATCTCTAAGATATGCTCTTTGATTAAAAGGGTGAGGGGTTTTATACATGAATGATTATTAAAGGGAGATGAAAAAACGTTGAAATCGATGCAGAAGAGGAAGACAAAGCAAAAGAGGGATTTCGTAATTAGAATTTAAGGAAGGAATGATGGCGAGAGGGAGCCGGGGCTTAGAACACAAATAAGTAAAAAATCTATTCTCTCCATAAGATGCTACTTGGTAAAAAAATAGGGTAAACACTTGTCAATATTGTGTAAACCTATTTCAAAATTAagctttataatatttatttattatatagaaATCCTccatatttttaatgaaattcaAAATATAAGTAATTTTCAacttaataataaattttcttcCCATTGATTTCTTCACTCTGTACAAAACAGAGAAGATGGcatagaaagaaaataaattcCTTTCTGCAATTCTCTTCCCCTATTCAAATAAGGAAAAATACCCATTTTACTTCAATCCAAGCATGGTTTTTTTGTTTAATGAGGATCCCACGCCACGGCTGGCTTTTTTGATTTGCATGTAATTCCCATTAATTTAATTAGGCAGAGTTGGTGTTGACTGTCCCCTACTGTTGTTATGGAAAGGAAGACTCGCCAATGAATATAGGGTAAAATTCATTTAACTCTACAACATATAGCAGGCACGTGAATTTTCCTATTCTAACAAAGCACAGGACTTTGCTTGTTAGCTACAAATTCCATCATAATCATATTCATTCTCACTCACCAATCCAATAACAAACATGTCCCCATCTCATTCTTTCTTCCTTCTCTCCTCCCTCTTGCTTCTTTTCTCAATCCTCCATACTCCCCCTGATGCTGCTTCCTCTCCCACTAAACTAGTGGACAAGATCTGCAAGCGAACTTCAAATTACACCTTCTGCGTCGAATCTCTTTACTCAGACTCACGCACCTCAGAAGCTGATCAATACACACTGGCCTTTATTGCAGTCAGATTAGCATACGTGAATGCCAACACCACCCGAGATCACATATCTCAACTGCTCCAATACCGGAAACCTCTCGAAATATGCATCCGCGGCTACAAATTGGCTGTTTCCGCTCTTGAAAAGGCTTATAACGACTTGAACTCGGAGACCTTCTTCGAGTTGGCTGATTTGGCGAGCCAAGCTGCTGCCGGTGCAGATGATTGCGAGGCTGTTTTCCAAGGAAACCGGTCCCGACCATTGGGAAACAGGAATAAGGATTTAAAGGGCCTGTGCGAAATCTGTGGAATCATTGGTAAATTATTTACTGGACTTTAATCTGCGATTGTTCCACATATTCTTGTTAATGGATTCTACATATTCTTGTTAATGGATTCTTGTAATATTGTTGAATCTCTTGTGTTCCATGGCCAAGCTAAGGTATTTGCTCGGCCTTCATTATCAGTATCACAGAAATCAATCTGTGGATAGAAAAGTTTCATTAGGTTTACAACTGGAAGACTTTGGATGAATCATCAAGGCCAAACCATGTGGACCCAATAGCTTGTGTCCTGACAAATTAACAGTATGCTTTAACGTGATTCAACAGTTCTATTTTAACGTCACATGAACATGATAAGAGAAATATGGTCC comes from the Hevea brasiliensis isolate MT/VB/25A 57/8 chromosome 5, ASM3005281v1, whole genome shotgun sequence genome and includes:
- the LOC110633491 gene encoding uncharacterized protein LOC110633491 — its product is MSPSHSFFLLSSLLLLFSILHTPPDAASSPTKLVDKICKRTSNYTFCVESLYSDSRTSEADQYTLAFIAVRLAYVNANTTRDHISQLLQYRKPLEICIRGYKLAVSALEKAYNDLNSETFFELADLASQAAAGADDCEAVFQGNRSRPLGNRNKDLKGLCEICGIIGKLFTGL